The genomic stretch CACCGTGACGGCGACGGCGAGCGGATCGGGGACGATCTCGAACACCGCGACGATCGCCGCGCCGGTGGGCGTGAACGATCCCGCCGGCAACAACAGCGCGACCGACAACAACACCGTCATCACGCCGACCGCGAATCTCGCGATCACCAAGACCGACGGCGTGACGAGCGTCAATCAGGGTGGGACCGTCACCTACACCATCGTCGCGTCGAACGCGGGGCCGAGTGCGGTGACGGCGGCGACGGTGACGGACAACTTCCCGGCGTCGCTGACGGCCGCCACGTGGACCTGCACGGCGAGCGCCGGCTCGGTCTGCCCGGCGAGCGGAAGCGGCAACCTCGCCGCGTCGGTGAACCTGCTGAGTGGTGGCACGGCGACCTTCACCGTGACGGCGACGGCGGCGGGTCGGGCACCATCTCGAACACCGCGACGATCGCCGCGCCGGTGGGCGTCAACGACCCGGCGGGCAACAACCTCGCGACCGACGGCAACACGGTCATCACGCCGACGGCGGACCTCTCGGTCACCAAGACCGACGGCGTGACGAGCGTGAACCAGAACGGCACCGTCACCTACGCGATCGTGGCGAGCAACGCGGGCCCGAGCGCGGTGACGGGCGCGACGGTGACGGATGTCTTCCCGGCGCAGCTGACGGGCGCGACCTGGACCTGCGCCGCGACGGCGGGCTCGGCTGCGCGGCGAGCGGGTCGGGCAATCTCGCCACGTCGGTGAACCTGCTGTCCGGCGGGTCGGCGACCTTCACCGTGACGGCGACGGCGAGCGGGTCGGGGACCATCTCC from Gemmatimonadota bacterium encodes the following:
- a CDS encoding DUF11 domain-containing protein produces the protein MGVNDPAGNNLATDGNTVITPTADLSVTKTDGVTSVNQNGTVTYAIVASNAGPSAVTGATVTDVFPAQLTGATWTCAATAGSAARRAGRAISPRR
- a CDS encoding DUF11 domain-containing protein, encoding MNDPAGNNSATDNNTVITPTADLSITKTDGVTGVNQGGTVTYTIVASNAGPSAVTAATVTDNFPASLTSATWTCTASAGSVCPASGSGNLAASVNLLSGGTATFTVTATASGSGTISNTATIAAPVGVNDPAGNNSATDNNTVITPTANLAITKTDGVTSVNQGGTVTYTIVASNAGPSAVTAATVTDNFPASLTAATWTCTASAGSVCPASGSGNLAASVNLLSGGTATFTVTATAAGRAPSRTPRRSPRRWASTTRRATTSRPTATRSSRRRRTSRSPRPTA